In Bacteroidota bacterium, one genomic interval encodes:
- a CDS encoding Hsp20/alpha crystallin family protein translates to MTLVKLNQKAVANALDRVPYFNGFFNDLMEDFISTNYARNTVPAVNISETDNGFRIELAAPGLKKEDFKINVDNNVLSISAEVKRESEQKGTSYSRKEFVYNSFKRSFNLPEQVTQNDITASYENGLLTISLPKVEAAKPKPATEIKVA, encoded by the coding sequence ATGACACTAGTAAAATTAAACCAAAAGGCAGTAGCCAACGCATTAGATCGTGTACCGTATTTTAACGGATTCTTCAATGACTTAATGGAAGATTTCATCTCTACAAATTATGCACGCAACACGGTTCCGGCAGTCAACATTTCTGAAACGGATAATGGATTCAGAATTGAATTGGCAGCACCCGGCTTAAAAAAGGAAGATTTTAAAATCAATGTTGACAACAATGTACTAAGCATCAGTGCAGAGGTAAAAAGGGAATCAGAGCAGAAGGGAACTTCGTATTCGCGTAAGGAGTTTGTTTATAACTCATTCAAGCGCAGTTTCAATTTGCCTGAGCAAGTAACACAAAATGACATAACAGCTTCTTATGAGAATGGCTTGTTAACAATCAGTTTGCCCAAGGTGGAAGCAGCAAAACCAAAGCCTGCAACTGAGATTAAGGTAGCTTAA
- a CDS encoding D-tyrosyl-tRNA(Tyr) deacylase, translating to MRCVLQRVSQASVTIEERLHANIGMGLLILIGIEEADTMEDIEWLCGKIIRLRIFNDEAGVMNLSVADIQGEILVISQFTLHALTKKGNRPSYIKAARPEIAIPLYEQFVNALAASHRAKIATGKFGANMKVMLINDGPVTILIDSKNKE from the coding sequence ATGCGCTGTGTATTGCAACGGGTGTCACAGGCTTCGGTTACCATAGAAGAAAGGTTACATGCGAATATTGGTATGGGCCTGCTAATTCTTATTGGCATTGAGGAGGCTGACACGATGGAAGACATCGAGTGGCTTTGCGGAAAAATTATCCGTCTAAGAATATTCAATGATGAGGCTGGAGTAATGAATCTTTCGGTAGCCGATATTCAAGGTGAAATATTGGTAATAAGTCAGTTTACCTTGCATGCTTTAACCAAAAAAGGAAATCGCCCAAGCTACATTAAGGCTGCCCGCCCTGAGATTGCAATACCGCTGTATGAGCAGTTTGTTAATGCACTTGCTGCTAGCCACCGTGCAAAAATTGCTACCGGTAAGTTCGGTGCCAATATGAAAGTAATGCTGATAAATGACGGCCCGGTTACCATTCTAATAGATTCTAAAAACAAGGAGTAG
- a CDS encoding DUF1573 domain-containing protein, producing MRHLVLFLFLIVAVDFCSAQGGASSVRKNELYIADSLYNFGIAINKKIIAHTYYLINNTNDTLQIDTVNASCDCLKIQYPKSLILPKSRSNIVTQLPTKDKDGEIEYYFQVRFKGDYAPAHGIIKGTIKE from the coding sequence ATGCGACACCTTGTTTTATTTCTTTTTCTGATAGTAGCTGTTGATTTTTGTAGCGCTCAAGGAGGCGCTTCCAGTGTGAGGAAAAATGAATTATACATTGCCGACTCACTTTATAATTTCGGCATTGCCATTAATAAAAAAATTATTGCGCATACGTATTACCTTATCAATAACACGAATGATACCTTGCAAATTGATACTGTAAATGCAAGTTGCGATTGTTTAAAAATTCAATATCCAAAATCACTTATCTTACCAAAAAGCAGAAGTAATATTGTGACACAATTACCAACCAAAGACAAGGATGGTGAAATAGAATATTACTTTCAGGTACGTTTTAAAGGCGACTATGCTCCAGCACACGGAATTATAAAAGGAACGATTAAAGAATAA
- a CDS encoding methyltransferase, giving the protein MNGQSCKKILTTFYKPIVKWYLQKPRLYTYRGLEIIVRPGVFHPGFFYSTKLLLKHLEGLDLFQKRILELGCGSGLISCVLAKKGGIVTATDISKTALANTIENAQRNHVVIEAKYSDLFSNIGNQEFDFIVINPPYYKGNQTTDESFAWYAGMLLEYFQQLFVQLKVNLKHSQCIMILNDACDLNFIAAQAKRNGLNLNLLKVHKLTTEENYIYSIQYA; this is encoded by the coding sequence ATGAATGGGCAATCTTGCAAAAAAATTCTGACAACTTTTTACAAACCTATTGTAAAGTGGTATTTGCAAAAGCCCCGGCTTTACACCTATCGTGGCTTAGAAATAATCGTGCGTCCCGGTGTTTTTCATCCGGGTTTTTTTTATTCAACCAAATTACTTTTAAAACATTTGGAAGGCCTCGACCTTTTTCAAAAAAGAATTTTGGAGTTAGGTTGTGGCAGTGGGTTAATTTCGTGTGTGCTAGCTAAAAAAGGTGGCATTGTAACCGCGACCGACATTAGCAAAACTGCGTTAGCCAATACCATTGAAAATGCGCAACGCAATCATGTTGTTATTGAAGCAAAATATAGCGACTTGTTTAGCAACATAGGCAATCAGGAATTTGACTTCATAGTCATTAATCCTCCTTACTACAAAGGGAACCAAACCACTGATGAAAGCTTTGCATGGTATGCGGGAATGCTTCTTGAATATTTTCAGCAACTTTTTGTTCAGCTTAAGGTCAACCTTAAGCATTCACAATGTATAATGATACTGAACGATGCTTGTGACTTAAACTTTATTGCTGCTCAAGCTAAACGTAACGGGTTAAATCTTAACCTGCTTAAAGTGCATAAATTGACTACTGAAGAAAATTATATTTACTCGATACAGTATGCGTAA
- a CDS encoding RNA polymerase sigma factor yields the protein MTTVDYNRCVDMYSDNVYRFILHTIRDKEDAQDIVQDTYEKLWINKDNVNPEKVKSYIFTTAYHTMINKIRRNKFKASFEEVDFNKHSTSKQYSDLKEVLQEGLKRLPEIQRTVIMLRDYEGYDYKEIGSITNLSESQVKVYIFRGRQTLKEFIGSMQNVV from the coding sequence ATGACCACCGTTGACTATAATCGATGCGTTGATATGTATTCGGATAATGTGTATCGCTTTATCTTGCATACCATACGAGATAAAGAGGATGCGCAAGATATAGTACAGGACACGTATGAAAAACTCTGGATTAACAAGGATAATGTTAACCCGGAAAAGGTGAAATCCTACATTTTCACTACTGCTTACCATACAATGATAAACAAGATTAGGAGAAATAAATTTAAGGCAAGTTTTGAAGAGGTTGATTTTAATAAGCATAGCACTTCAAAACAATACAGTGATTTGAAAGAGGTATTGCAGGAAGGCCTTAAGCGACTGCCCGAAATACAGCGCACCGTTATAATGCTGCGCGATTATGAAGGGTATGATTACAAAGAAATTGGCAGTATTACCAACTTGAGCGAATCGCAAGTAAAAGTTTACATATTTCGAGGAAGGCAAACGCTGAAAGAATTTATTGGCAGTATGCAAAATGTGGTTTAA
- a CDS encoding T9SS type A sorting domain-containing protein → MRTKLFFLVSFQLFSNCCSAQLSNKWLLGYGSTWGYPGGNVNMDFSNGQLDSIYFYYRDMNFQFANASICDSNGTLLFYTNGVYIANALDDTMKNGSGLNPSWYTTQWKDYGLRIQQGAVIIPKPSNDSLYYLFHQTVDIPNTNIYSADKLYFSIVNMKGDSSKGEVVQKNIVLINDTLTGGGAIGVCKHANGRDWWIISALYGFQITLNIYLLNPDSISLWGTQSILLNGFQGGTTSFSPDGTKYVLSNCFGLAFFDFNRCTGVLSYINKVDTFADSLCWIGSSISPNLRYYYLSHGQYIFQFDLQSSNIPASLDTVAINDGFYDPNPPFQTAFVLHQLAPDGKIYISHGNSTLSLHVIDDPDSAGMACDVQQHAVPLGRFNVTIPNFPNYDLGRLIGSPCDTLQWTFLPSPFGEGLGVRLHPNPSNSSFYIKYDVPTNENLLFVLYDSYGKEVLRKNLYGSFKNLMVHTEQLNNGIYFWRAVADYNTKTQPSIGKPLQGFGVNCATGKVVIVH, encoded by the coding sequence ATGAGAACAAAATTGTTCTTCCTTGTTTCTTTCCAATTATTTTCAAATTGCTGTTCCGCACAACTAAGCAACAAATGGCTGTTAGGATATGGGAGCACGTGGGGGTATCCAGGTGGCAATGTTAATATGGACTTTAGCAACGGGCAATTAGATTCCATTTATTTTTATTATCGTGATATGAATTTCCAATTTGCCAATGCAAGTATATGTGATAGTAATGGAACACTTTTGTTTTATACCAATGGGGTGTATATAGCTAATGCCTTAGATGATACAATGAAAAATGGTAGCGGACTAAACCCAAGTTGGTACACTACGCAATGGAAGGATTATGGATTGAGGATACAACAAGGTGCAGTAATTATCCCGAAGCCAAGTAATGATAGCCTATACTATTTGTTCCATCAAACTGTGGATATTCCTAATACAAACATATATTCTGCTGATAAACTTTATTTTAGCATTGTAAATATGAAAGGGGATTCTAGTAAAGGAGAAGTGGTACAGAAAAATATTGTATTAATTAATGATACATTGACAGGAGGGGGGGCAATTGGAGTATGTAAACATGCAAATGGAAGAGATTGGTGGATTATTTCTGCATTATATGGTTTTCAAATTACATTAAACATTTATCTTCTTAATCCGGACTCAATTTCACTTTGGGGCACACAATCAATATTATTAAATGGTTTCCAAGGAGGCACCACAAGCTTTTCTCCAGATGGAACTAAATATGTATTAAGCAATTGTTTTGGATTGGCATTTTTTGATTTTAATAGATGTACAGGAGTATTGTCTTATATTAATAAAGTGGATACGTTTGCGGATAGCCTATGTTGGATAGGGTCTTCAATTTCTCCTAATTTGAGATATTATTATTTATCACATGGTCAGTACATTTTTCAGTTCGATTTACAATCATCAAACATACCGGCATCGCTTGACACGGTTGCTATAAACGATGGATTCTATGACCCCAATCCACCCTTTCAAACAGCATTTGTATTACATCAGCTTGCACCAGATGGCAAAATTTACATAAGCCATGGTAATAGCACTTTGTCGCTGCATGTAATAGATGACCCTGATAGTGCAGGCATGGCATGCGATGTGCAGCAACATGCAGTGCCACTTGGTCGCTTCAATGTCACTATCCCCAATTTCCCCAACTACGATTTAGGCCGTTTAATTGGTAGCCCTTGCGATACATTGCAGTGGACTTTTCTCCCCTCTCCATTTGGAGAGGGGTTGGGGGTGAGGTTGCATCCCAACCCTTCCAACAGTTCCTTCTACATCAAATACGATGTTCCAACAAATGAGAATTTACTTTTTGTGTTGTACGATAGTTATGGCAAAGAAGTACTGCGCAAAAATTTGTATGGCAGTTTCAAAAATTTGATGGTGCATACGGAGCAACTAAATAATGGGATATATTTTTGGAGGGCGGTAGCAGACTATAACACCAAAACCCAGCCGAGCATAGGTAAGCCTCTTCAGGGGTTTGGAGTGAATTGTGCAACCGGCAAAGTTGTTATTGTACATTAA
- a CDS encoding T9SS type A sorting domain-containing protein, with the protein MVFTPTVSGSVTINLTCAGSYTGLMLYDDCPISTACVAATGNCIAYAQSSIGNKTLTVCVTAGVTYYLVLDSWPSPTYNDYSNLTISAPTGASAVNDLPCNAIPLPLGVNLNGDNGCTNATNEPAAPGCWIAPNVRNTVWYAVVPTGTTLKIRTTPGTLRNTQIAVYTGACGPGMTLVNCNDDAAPCGSTVATISELSLTGLTPGATYFVVVDGYGDQYGTFSIMAIDGAQVFPPIFGQECQVPNPVCNQTISVGDPGYQLFGTTCDFPGGGTNCLLSGERGSAWYEIQINGNGILTFNIVPNDWPGAPSTVGTDYDFAIWKKTGSGAVTCADIASGAAPLRCNYSALGVTGLYSATANVAPPAYPNFDGAYEAQINVVNGEVYWLVLSNYSNSTSGFAMTFGGASPINYTPNPGYVVWSGGVNTDWFNTGNWGGCAIPSCTIDAIIPPSSANQPIISAPGAACKNITINAGSSLGINGGFQLQVCGNYINTGTLNAAATSTVLLNNGSVNQTMDGNMVGTSSFGNVTVTKTGGLVTTLDNITMKGNFTVSNASSTFDANAKNHLLAGHFLNTGGTYTSGVNGYLELNGAANQDYQNAGTINHCNVTKTGGNVNQLSNLTLGTNGNLSLNNGVVITNPAYMVIVNNRNIAACTPGHNASFVNGTIRRYLNPTGSYDFPVGNTAKGFQRANVNFAYPGNPTSIDHLTASFNNYATVPGGIGGNECGNTYTSPALNNGYWTINASNNPTSGNYDMCLNNQNYTNATTAWTVMKNSGAGWGLWNGTCMVCPVGSVSRLNMNGFSDFGVAQAGAPLPVQFLSFDAHAKTDFIALDWITAAEKDNHHFDLLRSTDNSNFEKIANILPTLFSSVNHQYFYNDKLVKKGQRYYYQVRQVDLNGESMNSVVRDAILGDNNFGFSAQPNPFEKNTILNFEIENPEFVKLSIYSSSGQLIKVLANEIIEEGKYAYTFSPETPGYYTAQLVVGEDVIFIRLVNFE; encoded by the coding sequence GTGGTATTTACACCTACCGTTTCAGGATCAGTAACTATCAATTTAACCTGTGCCGGGTCCTATACCGGTTTGATGTTATATGATGATTGCCCCATTAGTACGGCATGTGTAGCTGCAACGGGAAATTGTATAGCGTATGCGCAAAGCAGCATAGGAAATAAAACCTTAACGGTATGTGTAACGGCAGGTGTTACCTATTATCTGGTGCTTGATAGCTGGCCTTCACCTACCTATAATGATTATTCGAATCTTACCATTTCAGCTCCTACCGGAGCAAGTGCAGTAAACGATTTGCCATGCAATGCTATACCACTCCCATTAGGTGTAAATTTAAATGGCGATAATGGTTGCACTAATGCAACCAATGAACCTGCAGCTCCCGGTTGCTGGATTGCCCCAAATGTTAGAAACACGGTATGGTATGCGGTTGTGCCAACGGGCACTACTCTTAAAATAAGAACTACACCGGGTACTTTGCGAAATACGCAGATTGCAGTTTACACTGGCGCTTGTGGACCAGGTATGACTTTGGTTAACTGCAATGATGATGCTGCACCTTGTGGCAGCACTGTCGCAACTATTTCAGAATTATCATTAACGGGACTAACACCAGGTGCAACCTACTTTGTTGTGGTTGATGGCTATGGTGATCAATATGGAACATTTAGCATTATGGCCATTGACGGAGCCCAGGTATTTCCGCCCATATTTGGACAGGAGTGCCAGGTTCCCAATCCTGTTTGTAACCAAACTATATCAGTTGGCGATCCGGGGTATCAGCTTTTTGGTACTACCTGCGATTTTCCCGGAGGCGGAACAAATTGTTTGCTTAGTGGCGAACGCGGTTCGGCCTGGTACGAAATACAGATTAACGGTAATGGTATACTAACCTTTAATATAGTACCTAATGACTGGCCCGGGGCTCCCAGCACAGTTGGTACAGATTATGACTTTGCTATTTGGAAAAAGACTGGCTCAGGTGCGGTAACATGTGCAGACATAGCTTCAGGCGCTGCGCCTCTCAGGTGCAATTATTCAGCACTTGGAGTTACAGGTTTATACTCCGCAACCGCAAATGTTGCTCCTCCGGCTTATCCGAATTTTGATGGCGCTTACGAAGCGCAGATTAACGTTGTTAATGGCGAAGTTTATTGGCTGGTTTTAAGTAATTACAGCAATAGTACTTCAGGTTTTGCTATGACATTTGGCGGAGCATCGCCCATTAATTACACTCCTAACCCGGGCTATGTGGTATGGTCGGGTGGTGTTAATACCGATTGGTTTAATACCGGCAACTGGGGCGGCTGTGCAATTCCTTCATGCACCATTGATGCAATTATTCCGCCTTCATCAGCCAATCAACCAATTATTTCGGCACCAGGAGCAGCCTGCAAAAACATCACCATTAATGCCGGTTCATCGCTTGGAATAAATGGCGGATTTCAACTTCAAGTATGTGGCAATTACATTAATACTGGAACATTAAATGCTGCTGCAACTTCTACTGTATTATTAAATAATGGAAGCGTAAATCAGACCATGGATGGAAACATGGTTGGTACTAGTAGTTTCGGCAATGTTACTGTTACAAAAACAGGAGGGCTGGTTACAACACTGGATAATATTACCATGAAAGGTAATTTTACGGTTAGCAATGCCAGCAGCACCTTTGATGCAAATGCAAAAAATCATTTACTGGCCGGACATTTTTTGAATACCGGTGGAACTTATACATCCGGAGTGAATGGATACCTTGAACTAAATGGTGCAGCAAATCAGGATTATCAAAATGCAGGTACCATTAATCATTGCAACGTTACCAAAACAGGAGGCAATGTAAACCAGCTTTCGAATCTTACACTGGGCACCAATGGCAATCTATCTCTAAACAATGGTGTAGTAATAACAAACCCTGCATATATGGTTATAGTTAACAATCGCAATATTGCAGCATGTACACCAGGGCATAATGCCAGTTTTGTTAATGGCACCATACGCAGGTATCTCAATCCAACGGGCTCTTACGATTTTCCGGTTGGTAATACGGCCAAAGGATTTCAAAGAGCTAACGTAAATTTTGCTTATCCGGGCAATCCTACTTCAATAGATCACTTAACAGCATCATTCAACAACTATGCTACCGTACCGGGAGGCATTGGAGGCAATGAGTGTGGCAACACCTATACTAGCCCTGCGCTAAATAATGGTTATTGGACTATTAATGCTAGTAATAATCCAACAAGCGGAAATTATGATATGTGCCTCAACAATCAGAACTATACCAATGCTACTACTGCTTGGACGGTAATGAAAAACTCAGGCGCTGGCTGGGGTTTATGGAATGGCACATGCATGGTTTGCCCTGTAGGAAGTGTTTCCCGCTTAAATATGAATGGATTTTCAGACTTTGGTGTAGCTCAGGCTGGTGCTCCACTTCCTGTGCAGTTTTTAAGTTTCGATGCGCATGCTAAAACAGATTTCATTGCTCTTGATTGGATAACCGCTGCAGAAAAGGACAATCATCACTTTGATCTCTTGCGCTCAACCGATAATTCAAATTTTGAAAAAATTGCGAATATCCTTCCCACACTTTTTTCCAGTGTAAATCATCAGTATTTTTATAATGATAAACTTGTAAAAAAAGGACAGCGCTACTATTATCAGGTAAGGCAAGTTGATTTGAATGGTGAAAGTATGAACTCGGTTGTGCGCGATGCAATACTTGGTGATAACAACTTTGGTTTTTCGGCACAGCCAAATCCATTTGAAAAAAACACCATACTTAACTTTGAAATTGAAAATCCTGAATTTGTTAAGCTATCAATATACTCTTCGAGCGGGCAATTGATAAAAGTACTTGCTAATGAAATAATAGAAGAAGGAAAATATGCCTATACTTTTTCTCCCGAAACACCGGGCTATTATACAGCTCAATTAGTTGTAGGAGAAGATGTAATTTTTATTCGCCTTGTAAATTTCGAATAA
- a CDS encoding deoxyhypusine synthase family protein has product MERNYLHFNAAALMDAAKGYVTHMDEGGKMMITLAGAMSTAELGISLAEMIRQDKVQIISCTGANLEEDLMNLVAHNSYKRVPNYRDLTPQDEWDLLENHFNRVTDTCIPEEEAFRRLQKHIYGVWKKAEDDGERYFPHEYMYKLLLSGALEQYYEIDPKNSWMLAAAQKNIPIVVPGWEDSTMGNIFASYVIKSQLKASTMKSGIEYMVWLADWYRNNSGGKGVGFFQIGGGIAGDFPICVVPMMYQDLEWHDVPFWSYFCQISDSTTSFGSYSGAVPNEKITWGKLDIHTPKFIIESDASIVAPLVFAWVLGQ; this is encoded by the coding sequence ATGGAGAGGAATTATCTCCACTTTAACGCAGCTGCACTAATGGATGCAGCCAAAGGTTATGTAACACACATGGATGAGGGAGGCAAGATGATGATAACGCTTGCAGGAGCTATGAGTACAGCTGAGCTTGGTATTTCGCTTGCCGAAATGATTCGTCAGGATAAAGTTCAGATAATCAGTTGCACGGGTGCAAACCTCGAAGAGGATTTGATGAATCTTGTTGCGCATAATTCTTATAAGCGTGTACCTAATTATCGCGACCTTACTCCTCAAGATGAGTGGGATCTTTTAGAAAATCATTTTAATCGTGTAACAGATACCTGTATTCCCGAAGAAGAAGCTTTTCGCAGATTGCAAAAGCATATTTATGGAGTATGGAAAAAAGCAGAGGATGATGGCGAGCGATATTTTCCACATGAGTATATGTATAAGCTATTGTTGAGTGGAGCCCTGGAACAGTATTATGAAATAGATCCAAAAAATTCATGGATGCTTGCTGCTGCACAAAAAAATATTCCAATAGTAGTACCAGGTTGGGAAGACAGTACCATGGGAAATATTTTTGCAAGTTATGTTATCAAGAGTCAACTCAAAGCCTCCACCATGAAAAGCGGAATAGAATATATGGTATGGCTGGCAGATTGGTATCGCAATAATAGCGGTGGTAAAGGCGTAGGATTTTTTCAGATTGGCGGAGGTATAGCCGGTGATTTTCCTATTTGCGTAGTACCAATGATGTATCAGGATTTAGAATGGCACGATGTGCCTTTCTGGAGTTACTTCTGTCAGATTAGTGATAGTACCACCAGCTTTGGTTCATATAGTGGCGCAGTGCCAAATGAAAAAATTACCTGGGGAAAACTTGATATTCATACTCCCAAATTTATAATCGAAAGCGATGCTTCCATTGTTGCACCTTTAGTATTTGCGTGGGTACTTGGTCAATAA